In the Pelmatolapia mariae isolate MD_Pm_ZW linkage group LG10_11, Pm_UMD_F_2, whole genome shotgun sequence genome, gaagaaaaactctttACTTTGGTCTGAGAAGGAGTGgctgcacaaaaccaaaatacctcatataggtgttttaataataatattttgaacctttttttttccactaagGCTTACTTTACACATACGAGGTGGGCGCGCTGTAGGTTATAAGCATTAAGAAATACTGATAATGATTAGAGCGGTTTGTTGACTCCTTCTTGACCTGcggtgtgtgtgtaaaacaagACCATTTTCTTTTAGGGATTCCGTCTATTTTCTGCTAATGAGAAAACCTGATGTAAAAGGAGctcaaacatgaagaaaaactCTTTACTTTGGTCTGAGAAGGAGTGgctgcacaaaaccaaaatacctcATCCGAGGGTGATTTAATTGTTTAACCTTCTTATTATGTTAAGGGTCAATTTGACCCATTCCAGTTTTTTTGTGTACCAAAGTACTGGtcatcctttctttttcttcatgaAACCTTATGACTTTTCCTTATCTGGGGTCATGAACTGGTGTGTAAAATATGGACACTTTGATGTGTCCTGGAATGTCTCTGCAGTGTTTGTATACAAAGATGATGTTGCGGGTCATTTTGACCCGCACACTTTTATGTAAGTAAAAAGTTGTTCAGatccaaaataaacatttctctTTGATGTACTTTGTTTTGACTGCTTCTGAATATACATTCAGACCCAGGTGTGTATGCAAGAAACTTTCTCTCCCCTATTCTTGTCACTGTTCTCATGTCATTTCAACACACCAAAAATGAGCTCCAGGAGGTTAACGACTGAAGAAGCTTTATCACTGCTTTTCAACTGGGATagtgatgaagaagaagatgttTCAGAGACTGAGGATCTTTCAGAGGCCGAGGACAATGTTATTGATGATCCAGACTGCCAATTTTCAGACGAGGAGGAGGATTCTGAGGGAGAGTGTGCCGCCATCTCTACATCTAATGAAAACCAAGGAATGCAGCAATCATCATCCACAGAGGAGACATGGACATCTAAAGATGGTAATATAAAATGGTCATTATCACCACACCGAAGTCAAGGCAGGCTGTCATCTTCTAATGTCATCAAAATGACTCCTGGTCCTACAAGATTTGCCATCACACGAGTTGATGATATTCAATCAGCATTTCAACTCTTCATATCCCCTCCAATAGAAAGGATCATACTGGACATGACTAACCTGGAAGGGAGGCGTGTATTTCAAGAGAAGTGGAAGCCACTGGATCAGACTGACTTGCATGCTTATATTGGAATTCTGATATTAGCTGGTGTATACAGGTCCAAGGGAGAAGCAACTGCAAGTCTATGGAATGAAGAGAATGGAAGGCCAATCTTTCGAGCAACAATGTCTTTGGAGACATTTCTCAAGATATCTCGTGTGATCAGATTTGACAACCGTGAAACCAGAGCTGGTCGACGTGAAAGAGACAAACTTGCTGCAATCAGAGATGTATGGGATAAATGGGTGGAAATTCTACCTTTGTTGTACAACCCTGGTCCCCATGTTACTGTTGATGAGCGCCTTGTCCCATTCAGGGGTCGCTGTCCTTTCCGACAGTATATGCCCAACAAGCCGGCCAAGTATGGCATCAAAATATGGGCAGCCTGTGATGCAAAATCTAGCTATGCATGGAATATGCAAGTGTACACTGGAAAGCTACCTGGAGGAGCATCTGAGAAGAATCAGGGGATGCGTGTGGTGCTGCAGATGAGTGAAGGGCTGCAAGGGCATAACATCACCTGTGACAATTTCTTTACATCCTACTGGCTTGGAGAGGAACTTCAGAAGAGAAAACTGACTATGTTGGGAACAATCAGAAGAAATAAGCCAGAACTTCCCAGTGAAATTTTGAAGATGCAGGGAAGATCTCTGCATTCCTCATTATTTGTTTTCACTGAGAAAGCAACAGTTGTTTCATATTgcccaaagaaaaacaagaacgtTCTTGTCATGAGCACAATGCACACAGATGCATCGCTGAGCACAAGAGATGACAAAAAACCACAAATGATCCTAGACTACAACTCCACCAAAGGAGGAGTAGACAATCTTGACAAAGTCACAGCGACATACAGCTGCCAGCGCAAGACAGCTCGTTGGCCCTTGGTaattttctacaatattttgGATGTGTCTGCTTACAATGCCTATGTCCTGTGGACTGAAATCAACCAACATTGGAATGCGGGTAAATTGTACCGACGTCGCCTTTTCCTGGAAGAACTGGGAAAAAGTCTTGTCACTCCCAAGATCCAGATGCGAGTCAGACCAGCTCGatccccagcagcagcagctgtcatTGAAAAGGTCAAGTGTGCACCATCCAACCAATCTGCAGTGGATTCAGTGGAACCAGGTATAAAGAAACGGAAAAGATGCCAGGTCTGTCCCTCACgagaagacattaaaacaagcaCTGTTTGTGAGAAATGCAAAAAGTACATCTGCAGAAAGCACACAGTCACATTCTGTCCATCATGTGGACAAAATTGAAAATGTTGAACGctgaaaaactgagaaaatcgggcaagttaaaaagaaatgtgtttgtaaaaaagGGAAAACTTTTACTAAATTGTTCTTAAAAAGAGTTATGGTAATTCAAACTGTGTTGTATGTCTGTGTTCTAAATGTTTTTCTAATGGAAAATAAAGTTGCTAttgttttattgcagttttttgACAATTCTGAGTGGATTTACACAGTGCGGGTCATTTTGACCCGCAACATAatcaatgtgattttttttcaacatAATACAAGGGTTAAGTAAGTATCCTAAGTATTCACTAagggatatttatttttttacacatacgaGGTGGGCAGCCTGTAGGTTACAAGCAGATAGAAAGTTGGCTGCGGAACATGAAGATGTTCTTATTTCTCCCTTCTTTCCGCGGAGCAGCGGTTGCTTCAGATCTGTTACTGTAGACGGTGACGGGAGTGTCGCTGATAATCGACGAGGACCACTCGCCGCTGCTGCCTCCCATGCTTACGGCCTCGGGAGAGCAGATCTCTTCCCCGTCCAAGTACAGAGGAACGCAGGGCTGCAGAATGAAAGGATCCATCTCCTCGTCTGTGCATAGAAAAGTGCGCGCCGAcctctctgtttttattcccTCCGCAGACCCCCCTCCctctaaaaacttttttttttattttttcaaaacaacagGATCAAATTGATTATGGATCAAATTACACAGTTCCGATGGGGGAGGGGAAAGAGGGGAAAGGGGGGGGGAGGGTCAAGGCTAGGGTCGTCAATCAAATTTGTGACACAAGGTGTATAGCTATTTTTTtctgaaggctactcgccataccaataccaactagatttttaaatcttaatataaaatgagtaacagtaggtggacattaggtacggctgcactttttgcagcgatcttgtatagaaaactattccgcgcgtatataaaacaggtctgctgctccgaaccgtagtaaagggctAATatgtcgggttccgtgtcgacctcgtagccgaaaactagctttactttgttgtttggGTCAACTTTGGTagcgagagacaaagagaggtgttgaaaggctgctccaactgaacttattgtttcgaaggaaaacacgaacacagtgtacagtcgagtcttaatagcttacttacaactgggcccatgaggctacattctttagggctatgcctgtaacactctgcctattgcctccATATTAGATAATTCTTtgaacaataatttaaaaaaatatttcgtCACATCATTATGCGGGctgcaagtaggggtgacatgggccgcgagattgagacgcAGGTATTACatcctcttaatgcgtgttttgtttgggtttccaccagcatggaattaccaaaaatagaaagAGCATagctaacatatgaaacaggaaaagaccgctgtgtaattcctttatttcaacaaaggtcgtgtccaaattcatgggatgcatcctcctgaggacgcatttgtagaccaattacgtcacagcgacgcgacaaaggctgtccaaattcgtagactcctccgaatgcagccgacaaatgtgtcctccttttccccgaatttgaaggatgggtcgggtgtgtccttcatggcccaccatatcccagaattcatagcgcggcccagccaaactccagtttccggcaatggcggccgctactaagttttaaaggttgtgtccaaattcatgggctgcatcctcctgaggacccggccttcgcggtctacgtggcccgggtcctcagaaggtcgggtaggccggaagtaaacggctggggaaatgggacggtctagccttctgattagcgtcaccgctgtctcggtggagtttaataaactcggccgtctgctccttgatatctaaaatataacaggacactggcgtaaattctcgaccgtctcacacttctgtttaatcagtttgctgtttgacgtttattcagctgtgtaaaaaccaaggaggaacccacccgggggattaataaagttttattttatctaatctaatctaataactttaatctcagccaaaccgatttactcacgaacaaataaaacactgaaaaaagcccaacaataacattttaggttgtctaagtgacttatatattacgtttaacctgagtagcgaaagtccgcggtgatctaaaaatgatgtgccgggagttgtgccgttctcggcggcttcagtgaccctcgagctctcggCTGCAAAAGAATGCCAATTCTTTTGCAGAATATTGATACtgctgaatatatatatatatatatatatatatatatatatatatatatatatacataacagcagggtgcaagatgctagcaggcagagcatacatggagcgccataaccaagtggccggcatagtatacagaaatatctgtgccgagtatggcctggaagttccgaggtcaaaatgggagacgcccccaagggtggtggagaatgagcgggctaagatcctgtgggacttccagatacagacggacaaaatggtggtggctaaccaaccggacatagtggtggtagacaaacagaagaagacagccgtagtaactgatgtagcggttccgaatgacagcaacatcagaaaggaggaacacgagaagctggagaaataccaagggctcagagaagagcttgagaggatgtggagggtgaaggtaacggtggtccccgtggtaatcggagcactaggtgcagcgACTCCCAAgataggcgagtggctccagcagatcccgggaacaacatcggagatctctgtccagaagagcgcagtcctgggaacagctaagatactgcgcaggaccctcaagctcccaggcctctggtagaggacgcgagcttgaaggataaaccgcccgcaggggcgagatgggtgttgttatatacatacatacatatatatatatatatatatatatatatatatatatatatatatatatatatatatatatataaatatatatatatatatatacacacacacacacacacagacggggCGATCCTTGCTAATAACTTAACTCTCTAATGGAGATTTGCTGGAGATTTAATGCggttatctatctatctatctatctatctatctatctatctacagtcaagcccataattattcatacccctggcaaattttgacttaaagcTACTTTTATTCAACCA is a window encoding:
- the LOC134635393 gene encoding piggyBac transposable element-derived protein 4-like, coding for MSSRRLTTEEALSLLFNWDSDEEEDVSETEDLSEAEDNVIDDPDCQFSDEEEDSEGECAAISTSNENQGMQQSSSTEETWTSKDGNIKWSLSPHRSQGRLSSSNVIKMTPGPTRFAITRVDDIQSAFQLFISPPIERIILDMTNLEGRRVFQEKWKPLDQTDLHAYIGILILAGVYRSKGEATASLWNEENGRPIFRATMSLETFLKISRVIRFDNRETRAGRRERDKLAAIRDVWDKWVEILPLLYNPGPHVTVDERLVPFRGRCPFRQYMPNKPAKYGIKIWAACDAKSSYAWNMQVYTGKLPGGASEKNQGMRVVLQMSEGLQGHNITCDNFFTSYWLGEELQKRKLTMLGTIRRNKPELPSEILKMQGRSLHSSLFVFTEKATVVSYCPKKNKNVLVMSTMHTDASLSTRDDKKPQMILDYNSTKGGVDNLDKVTATYSCQRKTARWPLVIFYNILDVSAYNAYVLWTEINQHWNAGKLYRRRLFLEELGKSLVTPKIQMRVRPARSPAAAAVIEKVKCAPSNQSAVDSVEPGIKKRKRCQVCPSREDIKTSTVCEKCKKYICRKHTVTFCPSCGQN